The Microbacterium sp. LWO12-1.2 genome includes a window with the following:
- a CDS encoding ABC transporter ATP-binding protein, producing the protein MTDSVITVRDLRKEYGGFAAVDGISFDIHAGETFALLGPNGAGKSTTIEILEGYRHRSSGDVRVLGVDPQHGDLEWKARLGIVLQSTGEAGSFTVRELLREFAGYYPRPRDVDEVIAAVGLEQKQRTRASRLSGGQQRRLDVALGIIGRPELLFLDEPTTGFDPEARRQFWDLIRSLKAEGTSILLTTHYLDEAAQLGDRAAVIAGGTIAAIGAIDELGGAESRTPLVRWTDPDGTPREERTTTPGAVVSALHRDGGEPRDLKIVRPTLEDVYLDLIREFDVHNSSESGRITAAAPASAASTSATASVSEEL; encoded by the coding sequence ATGACAGACAGCGTGATCACTGTGCGCGACCTCCGCAAGGAGTACGGCGGCTTCGCCGCGGTCGACGGCATCAGCTTCGACATCCACGCGGGCGAGACCTTCGCGCTGCTCGGACCGAACGGCGCGGGCAAGTCGACCACGATCGAGATCCTCGAGGGATATCGGCACCGGTCCTCCGGCGACGTGCGCGTGCTCGGGGTAGATCCGCAGCACGGCGACCTGGAGTGGAAGGCGCGTCTGGGGATCGTGTTGCAGTCCACCGGCGAGGCGGGCTCCTTCACGGTGCGCGAGCTGCTGCGCGAGTTCGCCGGATACTACCCGCGCCCTCGCGATGTCGACGAGGTCATCGCGGCCGTGGGTCTCGAACAGAAGCAGCGCACGCGCGCCTCGCGACTCTCCGGCGGTCAGCAACGGCGTCTCGACGTCGCACTCGGCATCATCGGTCGACCGGAGCTGCTGTTCCTCGATGAACCGACGACAGGATTCGACCCGGAGGCGCGGCGGCAGTTCTGGGACCTGATCCGCTCCCTCAAGGCCGAGGGCACCAGCATCCTGCTCACCACGCACTACCTCGACGAGGCCGCACAGCTGGGCGATCGCGCGGCCGTGATCGCCGGAGGGACCATCGCGGCCATCGGCGCGATCGATGAACTCGGCGGCGCAGAGTCCCGTACTCCGCTCGTGCGATGGACCGATCCCGACGGCACGCCTCGCGAGGAGCGCACGACCACTCCCGGCGCCGTCGTCTCCGCGCTGCATCGTGACGGCGGCGAGCCGCGGGATCTGAAGATCGTCCGGCCGACGCTCGAAGACGTGTACCTCGACCTGATCCGTGAGTTCGACGTGCACAACTCCTCAGAATCGGGACGCATCACCGCGGCCGCGCCCGCATCCGCCGCCTCCACATCCGCTACCGCGTCCGTTTCTGAGGAGTTGTGA
- a CDS encoding DivIVA domain-containing protein: MSESSGTADRDGQRSPDFFDQLIETNPQDASAFTVGFRGYDKAEVDAALASLRTKLQQVTADLADADERHTTALESVREEERASREAVESELIAAKAQASEAEQQIATLTSELVDAPKAEGQEAPSRQQFEAILRVAEEQANVLIQNAAVQADRLMAAAREEVAAQRAEADADAERITSQAQRDADQVRLKMDTEYTAHEARLDREASHAAEKVNQASQEATAIRTEAEKGAAALRSLVTRETTQLRADAEREVREMNARVLEFEETLTRRQDDAQQEFLVLHNQAVAHAERITNDANEQVASSLEHAQRISAKAEDYERLMRSQSQSIEADAQVRAREILDRARVKSQKIVDSVTNHTSAVLRDAEDRTRQLRWQQQQLTSFMAEVRELIRPDGVFSDEQSTASTPALIADPVDEEDGTPVEEFLGDEVLDDEIIDDDGPLEKITIDVVETEKSSKR, encoded by the coding sequence ATGAGCGAATCCTCCGGAACCGCCGACCGCGACGGTCAGCGCTCGCCTGACTTCTTCGATCAGCTGATCGAGACGAACCCGCAGGACGCCTCGGCCTTCACCGTGGGCTTCCGCGGATACGACAAGGCCGAGGTCGACGCCGCACTCGCGTCGCTGCGCACCAAGCTCCAGCAGGTCACCGCAGACCTCGCCGACGCCGATGAGCGCCACACCACGGCCCTCGAATCCGTCCGCGAAGAGGAGCGCGCCTCCCGCGAAGCCGTCGAGAGCGAGCTCATCGCCGCCAAGGCGCAGGCCAGCGAAGCCGAGCAGCAGATCGCGACTCTCACGTCCGAGCTGGTCGACGCCCCCAAGGCCGAAGGTCAGGAGGCGCCGTCACGTCAGCAGTTCGAGGCGATCCTCCGTGTCGCCGAGGAGCAGGCGAACGTCCTGATCCAGAACGCCGCAGTGCAGGCCGACCGGCTGATGGCCGCCGCCCGCGAGGAGGTCGCCGCGCAGCGCGCCGAAGCCGACGCCGACGCCGAGCGGATCACCTCGCAGGCGCAGCGCGACGCCGACCAGGTGCGCTTGAAGATGGACACCGAGTACACGGCGCACGAGGCGCGTCTCGACCGCGAGGCGAGCCACGCTGCCGAGAAGGTGAACCAGGCCTCCCAGGAGGCGACGGCCATCCGCACCGAGGCCGAGAAGGGCGCGGCCGCACTGCGGTCGCTCGTCACCCGTGAGACCACGCAGCTGCGCGCCGACGCCGAGCGCGAGGTGCGCGAGATGAACGCGCGCGTGCTGGAGTTCGAGGAGACGCTCACACGTCGCCAGGACGACGCCCAGCAGGAGTTCCTGGTGCTGCACAATCAGGCTGTGGCGCACGCCGAGCGCATCACGAACGACGCGAACGAGCAGGTCGCCTCCTCCCTCGAGCATGCGCAGCGCATCTCGGCCAAGGCCGAGGACTACGAGCGTCTGATGCGCTCGCAGTCCCAGTCCATCGAGGCGGACGCCCAGGTGCGCGCCCGCGAGATCCTGGACCGCGCCCGCGTGAAGTCGCAGAAGATCGTCGACTCCGTCACGAATCACACCTCGGCCGTCCTGCGCGACGCAGAGGATCGCACTCGTCAGCTGCGCTGGCAGCAGCAGCAGCTCACGAGCTTCATGGCGGAGGTGCGGGAGCTGATCCGCCCTGACGGCGTGTTCTCGGACGAGCAGTCCACTGCGTCGACGCCCGCCCTCATCGCAGATCCCGTCGACGAGGAAGACGGCACCCCCGTCGAGGAGTTCCTCGGCGACGAGGTGCTGGACGACGAGATCATCGATGACGACGGCCCGCTCGAGAAGATCACGATCGACGTGGTCGAGACGGAGAAGAGCAGCAAGCGCTGA
- a CDS encoding VCBS repeat domain-containing M23 family metallopeptidase, with product MKRTSRSRLVRVAMATVLAVVLGTIAPSLVSAVPASAATDGQMVYPASGNIQSKVGDGCRGNYRAHDGIDISGQGGTPILAAYDGVIKLRASNGGYGFYTDVEHPGGYVTRYGHMAAQGMYAPGTRVVRGQQIGVVGDTGSPGAYHLHFEVWRNGSIYSQINQGFTCLSNITRGNTLPLVFPGLATQPVPVLLTDFDADGRADLLGVAADGDLHFIKGDGNGRFQPGAVVTTAWGIHKHLSSADFNRDGRADMLVVRSDGALEFYGGSATGGFDDFRVIGSGWYGMLQVTSGADYTGDGKHDIVAVTPTGALLIYPGNGAAGFAGAEITAGSGWHGFRFVIGGDFNGDGAGDLMTVDSNGILRLYPGQYNGFGAPQAISGGWGALRALTGGSDYTGDGKADLVGVNASGEMIVYVGTGAIGFSGSILVGAGWGGYALIE from the coding sequence ATGAAGCGAACGTCACGGTCGCGGCTCGTCCGCGTCGCGATGGCGACCGTGTTGGCGGTGGTGCTCGGCACGATCGCCCCTTCGCTGGTCTCCGCGGTTCCCGCATCAGCGGCAACCGACGGACAGATGGTCTACCCCGCGTCGGGGAACATCCAGTCCAAGGTCGGGGACGGGTGCCGCGGAAACTACCGGGCGCACGACGGCATCGACATCTCCGGCCAGGGCGGAACGCCGATCCTGGCCGCGTATGACGGTGTGATCAAACTGCGAGCGTCGAACGGCGGCTACGGCTTCTACACCGATGTCGAGCACCCGGGCGGATACGTGACCCGCTACGGGCACATGGCCGCACAGGGGATGTATGCCCCTGGTACCAGGGTCGTACGGGGGCAGCAGATCGGTGTGGTCGGCGACACCGGCAGCCCCGGCGCGTACCACCTGCATTTCGAGGTCTGGCGGAACGGCTCGATCTACAGTCAGATCAATCAGGGCTTCACCTGCCTCTCGAATATCACCCGTGGGAACACACTCCCGTTGGTTTTCCCAGGGCTCGCGACCCAGCCCGTTCCGGTTCTCCTCACCGATTTCGATGCCGACGGCCGCGCAGATCTGCTCGGCGTCGCCGCAGACGGTGACCTTCACTTCATCAAGGGGGACGGCAACGGACGCTTCCAGCCGGGAGCCGTCGTCACCACAGCGTGGGGAATCCACAAGCATCTCTCCTCCGCCGACTTCAACCGCGACGGAAGGGCCGACATGCTCGTGGTGCGGTCGGACGGCGCGCTCGAGTTCTACGGCGGAAGCGCCACCGGCGGCTTCGACGATTTCCGCGTCATCGGCTCCGGGTGGTACGGGATGCTTCAGGTGACGTCTGGGGCGGACTATACGGGAGACGGGAAGCATGACATCGTCGCGGTGACTCCGACGGGTGCGCTGCTTATCTATCCCGGTAACGGGGCGGCTGGATTCGCTGGAGCCGAGATCACCGCCGGCAGTGGGTGGCACGGCTTCCGGTTCGTCATCGGCGGCGACTTTAACGGTGACGGCGCGGGCGACCTCATGACCGTCGACAGCAACGGGATCCTCCGGCTCTACCCTGGCCAGTACAACGGGTTCGGAGCCCCCCAGGCGATCAGCGGTGGCTGGGGAGCGCTACGTGCGCTCACGGGCGGCAGCGACTACACAGGCGACGGCAAGGCCGACCTCGTGGGCGTCAACGCATCCGGTGAGATGATCGTCTACGTCGGTACCGGTGCGATCGGCTTCAGCGGTTCGATCTTGGTCGGTGCGGGGTGGGGCGGATACGCCCTGATCGAGTAG
- a CDS encoding AEC family transporter: MLDTLTGFAVVAVAIVIGYVIARVDLLGPHARHVLGRLIFFVLSPFLLFSVLAHADAKMLFSSLLPVSAIAAVAVIAVYVLVARFVWHRSIAETVIGALSAGQVNSNNIGLPLSLYLLGSAAFPAPVILLQLLIFTPISLTILDAVTSEHVSLMRTLRRTATNPIILGALLGTIVSLSGIALPAIVMDPAQLIADAAVPVLLISYGMSLHGQRVLGARGHRRDVILASGLKLAFMPAIAWFVAEVVFGLSSSEVLIVTVLAALPTAQNVFNYSQRYGVGEPISRDTVFVTTLGCLPVLVLIMSLLG, encoded by the coding sequence ATGCTCGACACGCTCACCGGATTCGCCGTGGTGGCTGTCGCGATCGTCATCGGCTACGTCATCGCCCGCGTCGACCTGCTCGGGCCGCACGCCCGGCATGTGCTGGGACGACTCATCTTCTTCGTGCTCTCGCCGTTCCTGCTGTTCTCGGTGCTCGCGCACGCGGATGCGAAGATGCTCTTCTCCTCGCTCCTCCCGGTGTCAGCGATCGCGGCCGTCGCCGTGATCGCCGTCTACGTCCTCGTCGCCCGGTTCGTCTGGCACCGCTCGATCGCCGAAACCGTGATCGGAGCGCTGTCCGCCGGACAGGTCAACTCCAACAACATCGGTCTCCCTCTCTCGCTGTATCTGCTCGGTAGCGCCGCCTTTCCCGCGCCCGTCATCCTCCTGCAGCTGCTGATCTTCACCCCGATCTCGCTGACGATCCTGGATGCTGTCACGAGCGAACACGTCTCCCTCATGCGCACACTGCGTCGCACGGCGACCAATCCGATCATCCTGGGCGCTCTGCTCGGCACGATCGTCTCGCTCAGCGGAATCGCCCTTCCGGCGATCGTGATGGATCCGGCGCAGTTGATCGCGGACGCCGCCGTGCCGGTGTTGCTGATCAGCTACGGCATGTCGTTGCATGGACAGCGCGTCCTCGGCGCACGCGGGCACCGCAGAGACGTGATCCTCGCGAGCGGACTGAAGCTCGCGTTCATGCCCGCGATCGCCTGGTTCGTCGCCGAGGTGGTGTTCGGCCTGTCATCGTCTGAGGTGCTGATCGTGACCGTCCTGGCGGCGCTCCCCACCGCGCAGAACGTCTTCAACTATTCCCAACGCTACGGTGTGGGCGAACCGATCTCCCGCGACACCGTCTTCGTCACCACGCTCGGCTGCCTTCCGGTGCTCGTACTGATCATGTCGCTGCTGGGCTGA
- a CDS encoding TetR/AcrR family transcriptional regulator, which produces MTAPSPRRRRDALANREALLSAAQSMLATNPYASLDAIAQAAGLTRRAVYGHFADRDSLLREVIAVGAQRFNAIAETTDESDPRVTLARMATRLWREASAVRASANIALDDAHLADTVLALAPLRQRIRDLTRAGVDSGAFRGDMPAELLAFLIEETARATLRELRLTTTDADSTVVRVVLSIVGLSWTEQADLIGAHPEIFAQD; this is translated from the coding sequence GTGACCGCACCGAGCCCGCGACGTCGACGCGATGCCCTGGCCAACCGGGAAGCGCTGCTGAGCGCCGCGCAGTCGATGCTCGCCACGAACCCGTACGCGTCACTCGACGCGATCGCGCAGGCCGCCGGTCTCACCCGGCGAGCCGTCTACGGTCACTTCGCCGACCGCGACAGCCTGCTGCGCGAGGTGATCGCGGTCGGTGCTCAGCGGTTCAACGCGATCGCCGAGACGACCGATGAGTCCGACCCCCGGGTGACCCTGGCGCGGATGGCGACGCGTCTGTGGCGGGAGGCCTCCGCCGTGCGCGCCTCGGCCAACATCGCCCTCGACGACGCACATCTGGCCGACACCGTGCTCGCTCTGGCTCCGCTGCGTCAACGCATCCGCGACCTGACGAGGGCGGGGGTGGACTCGGGGGCGTTCCGGGGAGACATGCCGGCCGAACTCCTCGCCTTCCTCATCGAGGAGACGGCCAGGGCCACGCTGCGCGAGCTGCGGCTCACCACGACCGACGCAGACTCGACCGTCGTCCGCGTCGTGCTCAGCATCGTGGGGCTCTCGTGGACGGAACAGGCCGATCTCATCGGCGCGCACCCGGAGATCTTCGCCCAGGACTGA
- a CDS encoding YhgE/Pip domain-containing protein produces MKDILHLTLRDVRHATQNVMACIVLFGLVVIPSLFTWFNVIASWDPFANTKDLKIAVASTDAGYESDLVPIRINVGEQVLSQLRGNDQLDWVITDEHDAIDGTSSGEYYAAIVLPETFSADMLTFYADGGDRTHIALYTNEKKNALAPKITGQGAEGVSSEISDTFAQTLGDVALGLVSSMSDYLTDEDTQAALTRVEARLGSVGDQLRSGAHTADTFTALLEASRPLLDSASALVGTAGDAFTDTSGALGSGVDAASTLRSTLQTAAQSLADALAATSSSYDAVGESIDELYAAGDTLSGTQVQAITTLAERVQQQVDQYTAVKNTLETEVRPNLPESAQPDFDAVISRIDEAIARQQALQDRLQKAATDITAGNDAAQSTHQEISAAIAEAKKALADARSTYDNGLKAQLNSLSSTLTQIGSDVSAIRSDLSGITSGLSGASDSVLSTLSRAQEATTQLSASLNTMADRFDAVQQSMAKAADTGDLSELIGADPGVLATSLAEPVRLDRTAVFPVAGFGAAMAPLYMILALWVGALLMTVTIRVDVNAETLPDRPELSPTQKYLGRYGIFGLAGLAQSTLLTLGLILFVQIEPAHPLLLVLAGWAISTVFTLIVYTAVVAFGNAGKALSVLLLVIQISGSGGAYPLQLLPDWFQSISPFLPATYAVNMVRSAIAGVYQADFWWALGALALFIIPTLLLGLVLRRPLMTYNRKLVEALASTKLMS; encoded by the coding sequence GTGAAGGACATCCTGCACCTGACGCTCCGCGACGTGCGTCACGCCACCCAGAACGTGATGGCGTGCATCGTGCTCTTCGGACTCGTCGTCATCCCGTCGCTGTTCACCTGGTTCAACGTGATCGCCAGCTGGGATCCGTTCGCGAACACGAAGGACCTGAAGATCGCGGTCGCGAGCACCGATGCCGGGTACGAGAGCGACCTCGTCCCGATCCGCATCAACGTGGGAGAACAGGTGCTCTCCCAGCTCCGCGGGAACGACCAGCTCGACTGGGTCATCACCGATGAGCACGACGCGATCGACGGGACCAGCTCGGGCGAGTACTACGCCGCGATCGTGCTGCCCGAGACCTTCAGCGCGGACATGCTGACGTTCTACGCCGATGGCGGCGACCGCACGCACATCGCGCTCTACACGAACGAGAAGAAGAACGCCCTGGCACCGAAGATCACAGGCCAGGGCGCCGAAGGGGTGTCCTCCGAGATCAGCGACACGTTCGCCCAGACGCTCGGCGACGTCGCGCTCGGCCTCGTCTCGTCGATGTCGGACTACCTCACCGATGAAGACACGCAGGCGGCCCTGACGCGCGTCGAGGCGCGCCTGGGAAGCGTGGGTGACCAGCTGCGCTCCGGAGCACACACGGCCGACACGTTCACGGCTCTGCTCGAGGCGAGCCGCCCCCTGCTCGACAGCGCCTCGGCTCTGGTCGGCACAGCCGGTGACGCGTTCACGGACACCTCCGGTGCCCTCGGCAGCGGCGTGGATGCGGCGAGCACGCTGAGGTCGACCCTGCAGACGGCAGCGCAATCACTGGCGGATGCCCTCGCGGCGACCTCGAGCAGCTACGACGCCGTGGGCGAGAGCATCGACGAGCTGTACGCCGCGGGCGATACGCTCAGCGGCACCCAGGTGCAGGCGATCACCACTCTCGCGGAGCGCGTGCAGCAGCAGGTCGATCAGTACACCGCGGTCAAGAACACGCTGGAGACCGAGGTCCGACCCAACCTCCCGGAATCTGCGCAGCCCGACTTCGACGCCGTGATCAGCCGGATCGACGAAGCGATCGCCCGGCAACAGGCGCTGCAGGATCGCCTCCAGAAAGCGGCGACCGACATCACGGCCGGCAACGACGCGGCACAGAGCACCCACCAGGAGATCTCCGCGGCGATCGCTGAAGCCAAGAAGGCGCTCGCCGACGCCCGGAGCACCTACGACAACGGCTTGAAAGCGCAGCTGAACTCCCTCTCTTCGACGCTCACGCAGATCGGATCCGATGTCTCGGCGATCCGATCCGACCTGTCCGGCATCACATCAGGTCTGTCCGGAGCATCCGATTCCGTCCTCTCGACGCTGTCCCGCGCGCAGGAGGCCACGACGCAGCTGTCAGCATCGTTGAACACGATGGCCGATCGATTCGACGCCGTCCAGCAGTCGATGGCGAAGGCCGCGGACACCGGTGATCTCAGCGAGCTGATCGGCGCCGACCCCGGCGTGCTCGCCACCTCCCTCGCTGAGCCCGTGCGCCTCGACCGCACCGCGGTCTTCCCCGTGGCAGGATTCGGTGCGGCCATGGCGCCGCTGTACATGATCCTCGCCCTCTGGGTGGGCGCGCTTCTGATGACCGTGACGATCCGTGTCGATGTGAACGCCGAGACGCTCCCCGATCGTCCGGAGCTCAGTCCGACGCAGAAGTACCTCGGCCGCTACGGCATCTTCGGTCTGGCCGGTCTCGCGCAGAGCACGCTGCTGACCCTCGGACTGATCCTCTTCGTCCAGATCGAGCCCGCGCATCCGCTCCTGCTGGTCCTTGCCGGATGGGCGATCTCGACCGTCTTCACGCTCATCGTCTACACCGCGGTGGTCGCGTTCGGGAACGCGGGCAAAGCGCTCTCTGTGCTGCTCCTCGTGATCCAGATCTCGGGTTCGGGCGGCGCGTACCCGTTGCAGCTGCTTCCCGACTGGTTCCAGAGCATCAGCCCCTTCCTTCCCGCGACCTATGCGGTGAACATGGTGAGATCCGCGATCGCCGGCGTGTACCAGGCCGACTTCTGGTGGGCGCTCGGCGCACTCGCGCTGTTCATCATTCCCACGCTGCTCCTCGGCCTCGTGCTGCGGCGCCCCCTGATGACCTACAACCGCAAACTGGTCGAGGCGCTCGCATCGACCAAGCTGATGTCCTGA